Proteins encoded by one window of Crassostrea angulata isolate pt1a10 chromosome 9, ASM2561291v2, whole genome shotgun sequence:
- the LOC128163567 gene encoding multiple epidermal growth factor-like domains protein 10: protein MTCTWFLYYVCATLPLDVKAIHASGGLCGIENGAIDCCTGFHLDMVKQMCIPCNVGYSGKNCDTKCVFPSFGKDCKSTCNCKEINCDHAEGCKNSAGKTLSNICDGYVLCFHIIRLLLLSENLLETDFLKVNIFKLIILVNPRCSVNGKFCCFGFQWDGVKQSCIPCEAGYSGYNCTIKCVYPLYGQGCQSKCKCTKEDCNSMYGCINHTENICIGTNGIECCQGSKWNNEETRCIPCVKGFTGHNCNVICPFPAYGLDCQSICNCTEKSCDPGDGCIGHTTENETHIPNNSTSAVNWNNYQNVSTDGKQPMLIIGIGVLAAVALFIVTVIFYTYRLENVNKETGSNIYFSVK, encoded by the exons TTGCCCCTGGATGTTAAAGCTATACATGCATCCGGAGGACTTTGTGGGAT TGAAAACGGAGCCATCGATTGTTGTACAGGATTCCATTTGGACATGGTAAAACAGATGTGTATAC CATGTAATGTTGGTTACTCTGGTAAAAACTGTGACACCAAGTGTGTCTTCCCTTCATTTGGAAAAGACTGTAAGTCAACATGCAACTGTAAAGAGATAAACTGTGACCATGCAGAAGGCTGTAAAAATTCAGCAGGGAAAACTCTTTCAAACATCTGTGATGGGTATGTGCTTTGCTTTCATATTATacgtttgttgttgttgtcagAAAATCTGCTAGAAACAGATTTTCTGAAAGTCAATATTTTCAAGCTAATAATTCTTGTAAATCCTCGATGTAGTGTAAACGGAAAGTTTTGTTGCTTCGGATTCCAATGGGACGGAGTAAAACAGAGTTGTATAC cttGTGAAGCGGGTTACAGTGGATATAACTGTACAATCAAGTGTGTATACCCATTGTACGGACAGGGATGTCAGtcaaaatgtaaatgtacaaagGAAGACTGCAATTCTATGTACGGCTGTATAAACCATACAGAAAACATCTGTATTGG AACAAACGGAATTGAATGCTGTCAGGGATCCAAGTGGAATAACGAAGAGACAAGATGTATCC CTTGTGTTAAGGGTTTCACTGGACACAACTGTAATGTCATTTGTCCTTTCCCTGCTTACGGTCTGGACTGCCAATCAATATGTAATTGTACAGAGAAATCCTGTGATCCTGGAGACGGGTGTATAGGACATACAACCGAAAATG aaaCCCATATTCCAAATAACTCCACATCAGCTGTTAACTGGAACAATTACCAAAACGTATCAACAGATGGGAAGCAGCCAATGTTAATAATAGGAATCGGTGTTCTTGCAGCAGTGGCTTTATTCATTGTAACTGTTATATTCTATACCTACCGACTGGAAAACGTCAATAAAGAAACCGGGTCCAACATTTATTTTAGCGTTAAATAG